A portion of the Fulvia fulva chromosome 1, complete sequence genome contains these proteins:
- a CDS encoding Homogentisate 1,2-dioxygenase, with protein sequence MPVTQFSFQERYKYQNGFGSYHETEAVEGALPVGANNPQKAPYGLYNEKLSGTAFTAPRHENKQTWLYRILPASAHSPFEPRESSTYDLNPGGLRDAKWHQIPNQLRWDPFDLDETVDWIHALKLVAGAGDPTMKSGLGILIYAAGKDMDKKSAFYSADGDLLIVPQHGALDIQTELGKILVRPNEICVIPRGIRHRVTLPEGPVRGFVLELYQGHFELPELGPIGSNGLANARDFQAPIAHFEEDTDSEHLLFAKFAGTLFAAKQNHTAFDVVAWHGTYYPYKYDLGRFNTIGSISYDHPDPSIFTVLTAQSEHPGTAVADFVIFPPRWLVAEDTFRPPWYHRNTMSEFMGLIHGQYDAKTGGGFQPAGASLHNVMSAHGPDASTHEKASNAELKPAKVGDNSMAFMFESCLMVGVTEWGLKQCNKVQQDYNAESWEPLKPHFQRPTPAKIVNGAANGAGGLQADKAQQPHYT encoded by the coding sequence ATGCCTGTCACACAGTTCAGCTTCCAGGAGAGGTACAAGTATCAGAACGGCTTCGGCTCATATCACGAGACTGAAGCCGTGGAGGGCGCCCTCCCTGTAGGAGCCAACAACCCTCAGAAGGCACCCTACGGCCTATACAACGAGAAGCTGTCCGGCACGGCCTTCACAGCACCACGACACGAGAACAAGCAGACATGGCTGTATCGTATATTGCCCGCCAGCGCACACTCCCCTTTCGAGCCGAGAGAGAGCAGCACGTACGATCTCAACCCAGGAGGTCTAAGAGATGCAAAGTGGCACCAGATCCCCAACCAACTGCGATGGGACCCGTTCGATCTCGACGAGACAGTCGACTGGATACATGCACTCAAGCTTGTGGCAGGTGCTGGGGACCCAACCATGAAGTCTGGGCTGGGCATACTCATATATGCTGCTGGCAAAGACATGGATAAAAAGTCGGCCTTCTACAGCGCAGACGGCGATCTCCTGATCGTACCCCAGCACGGCGCGCTGGATATTCAGACCGAGCTTGGCAAGATACTTGTACGGCCCAATGAGATCTGTGTAATACCACGCGGTATCCGACATCGCGTGACACTGCCAGAAGGCCCAGTCCGTGGATTCGTGCTTGAGCTATACCAAGGGCACTTCGAACTCCCAGAGCTCGGACCCATAGGCTCAAACGGCCTTGCTAATGCGCGGGACTTCCAAGCTCCGATCGCTCACTTCGAGGAAGACACAGACAGCGAGCATCTACTGTTCGCCAAGTTCGCTGGCACTCTCTTCGCTGCAAAACAGAATCACACAGCATTTGACGTGGTGGCATGGCACGGCACTTACTACCCATACAAGTACGATCTTGGCCGCTTCAACACCATCGGGTCTATCTCATACGACCACCCAGATCCCAGTATCTTCACTGTCCTCACAGCGCAAAGCGAGCATCCTGGCACGGCGGTGGCGGATTTTGTCATCTTCCCACCAAGGTGGCTTGTTGCTGAGGACACATTCAGACCGCCTTGGTATCACAGGAACACCATGTCTGAGTTCATGGGCTTGATCCACGGCCAGTACGATGCAAAAACTGGAGGTGGTTTCCAGCCAGCAGGCGCCTCGCTTCACAATGTCATGAGTGCCCACGGACCAGATGCATCAACGCATGAGAAGGCCAGCAATGCGGAGCTCAAGCCCGCAAAGGTCGGCGACAACAGCATGGCTTTCATGTTCGAGTCGTGTCTGATGGTCGGCGTGACAGAGTGGGGTCTGAAGCAATGCAACAAGGTCCAGCAAGACTACAACGCGGAGTCTTGGGAGCCGCTGAAGCCGCACTTTCAGAGGCCTACGCCCGCGAAGATTGTGAATGGCGCAGCGAACGGCGCAGGGGGTTTGCAAGCGGACAAAGCGCAGCAGCCTCACTATACTTGA
- a CDS encoding Fumarylacetoacetase: MPPLKSWLSIDARSHFSIRNLPFGIISTPHLPQPRPAIAIGSYALDLHAFAGGNGFSKLSIVQPHQSVFSQSTLNDFAALGRPIHRLVREYLQSVLLENGPFPDVLESNDQLQQQVLLPLDQCTMHLPMKIGDYTDFYAGLNHAYNVGVLFRGPQNALQPNYKHLPVGYHGRASSVVVSGTPIRRPTGQILTDPAAEKKEPVLSPCRKLDIELELGCFVCQPSTLGEPVTISQAPEHLFGVVLMNDWSARDIQAWEYVPLGPFNSKNFGTSISPWVVLMDALEPFATDGLKNDTRLLPYLDEKARQSHYAIDLSVALTTPSGSRTTITRTSATQLLFSFPQMLAHHTIGGCPFNVGDLMGSGTISGESRAEKGALLEQTENGKHELELESGEKRTFLEDGDTVTLSGVCGTDEGALVGFGDCIGTIQPALEMKS; this comes from the exons ATGCCGCCCTTGAAGAGCTGGCTCTCGATCGATGCGAGAAGTCATTTCTCCATCCGCAACCTCCCTTTCGGCATCATCTCAACGCCGCATCTTCCGCAGCCCCGACCGGCCATTGCCATCGGCAGCTACGCCCTGGACCTGCATGCATTCGCTGGCGGCAACGGCTTCTCCAAGCTATCGATCGTGCAGCCTCACCAGAGTGTGTTCTCGCAGTCTACATTGAACGACTTCGCTGCCCTTGGCCGGCCTATTCATAGGCTCGTTAGAGAGTACCTGCAGAGTGTACTCCTGGAGAATGGCCCCTTCCCAGATGTGCTGGAGAGCAATGATCAGCTCCAGCAGCAAGTGTTACTTCCCCTGGATCAGTGTACGATGCATCTGCCCATGAAGATTGGCGACTACACA GATTTCTACGCAGGGCTGAATCATGCGTATAATGTTGGCGTGTTGTTTAGGGGACCCCAGAATGCCCTTCAACCTAATTATAAGCACCTACCAGTTGGATATCACGGCCGTGCCAGCTCTGTCGTCGTCTCTGGCACTCCGATCCGCCGGCCTACAGGACAAATATTGACAGATCCTGCCGCTGAAAAGAAGGAGCCCGTCCTTAGTCCTTGTAGGAAGCTCGACATCGAGCTCGAATTGGGCTGCTTCGTTTGTCAGCCTTCCACTCTTGGTGAGCCAGTGACTATCTCCCAAGCTCCCGAACATCTGTTCGGTGTAGTACTTATGAACGATTGGTCTGCTCGCGATATCCAGGCATGGGAGTACGTGCCTCTTGGACCTTTCAACAGCAAGAATTTTGGTACCTCTATCTCGCCCTGGGTCGTGCTGATGGACGCCCTGGAACCTTTTGCAACGGATGGCCTTAAGAATGACACACGGTTGCTGCCTTATCTCGACGAGAAGGCTCGCCAGTCACACTATGCCATCGACCTATCCGTCGCGCTGACGACACCCTCGGGAAGTCGGACCACTATAACGAGGACATCTGCCACGCAGTTGCTCTTTTCGTTCCCACAGATGCTAGCTCATCACACCATTGGCGGCTGCCCTTTCAACGTCGGCGATCTTATGGGATCAGGAACTATCAGTGGTGAGAGCAGAGCTGAGAAAGGTGCGTTACTGGAGCAAACCGAGAATGGCAAGCATGAGCTCGAGCTTGAAAGCGGTGAAAAGCGAACATTCCTCGAGGACGGCGACACTGTCACCTTGTCAGGCGTATGCGGGACCGATGAGGGTGCTCTTGTTGGCTTTGGCGACTGCATTGGCACGATACAGCCAGCACTAGAAATGAAGTCCTAG
- a CDS encoding Phenylacetate 2-hydroxylase, with product MSQTNEPQSIIGMLLQPQVLPFFLIAVIYTAIKLIDKTDVPKIKNLPEVPGVPILGNLAQLGDNHAVNAQKMAKKHGPVFQVRLGNRRIVFANTFDSVRNLWITNQSALISRPKLHTFHTVVSSSEGFTIGTSPWDESCKARRKAAATALNRPAVQSYMPIIDYESLKSIREMLHNSENGKHDIDPVAYFQRYALSTSLTLNYGLKIEGNVDDDMLQEIVHVEREISNFRSTATNWADYIPMMRLLPGGSDKPLEYKKRRATYMNKLLGMLKERIANGTDKPCISGNVLKDPEAKLNDAEVMSIGLTMVSAGLDTVPGNLIMTVAYLSSEHGQAIQKRALDEINELYPNNDSWERCLYEEKSEYITALVKETLRYWSVIPICLPRTSIKDIRWGDAVIPAGTSFYMNAYGAHYDDTHFKNPQDFNPDRYLTDKTIDDASATRGTPHYGYGAGSRMCIGSHLANRELYTAFLRLITAFQVVPPKDSADEPVLDCMSCNKLPNGLTMDPEPFKVGLRVRNREMLEKWIKEAEDRTKDL from the exons ATGTCTCAAACCAACGAGCCTCAGAGCATCATTGGCATGCTGTTGCAACCTCAGGTCCTTCCATTCTTCCTCATAGCCGTCATATACACTGCCATCAAGCTCATCGACAAGACAGACGTGCCCAAGATCAAGAATCTCCCAGAGGTTCCAGGAGTGCCCATTCTTGGCAATCTAGCACAATTAGGCGACAACCATGCCGTCAACGCTCAGAAGATGGCCAAAAAGCATGGTCCAGTGTTCCAAGTACGTCTGGGCAACCGTAGAATCGTCTTTGCAAACACGTTCGACAGTGTCAGGAATCTGTGGATCACGAACCAGTCGGCATTGATCAGCAGACCGAAGCTGCACACCTTCCACACCGTGGTCAGCTCAAGTGAAGGGTTCACGATCGGTACTAGTCCATGGGACGAGAGCTGCAAGGCGAGGAGGAAGGCTGCCGCAACAGCGCTCAACCGTCCTGCTGTGCAGAGCTACATGCCAATCATCGACTACGAGTCCTTGAAGTCCATCAGGGAGATGCTGCACAATTCCGAGAACGGCAAGCACGATATTGATCCTGTGGCCTATTTCCAACGCTACGCTCTGTCAACCTCGTTGACACTCAACTACGGCCTCAAGATCGAGGGCAACGTCGATGACGATATGCTGCAGGAGATCGTGCACGTCGAGCGAGAAATCAGCAACTTTCGGAGTACCGCGACCAACTGGGCCGACTACATTCCCATGATGCGTCTTTTACCAGGTGGCAGTGATAAGCCTCTCGAATACAAGAAGCGAAGAGCGACCTACATGAACAAGCTCCTCGGAATGCTCAAGGAAAGAATCGCCAACGGCACAGACAAGCCATGTATCAGTGGGAACGTGCTCAAGGACCCCGAAGCCAAACTCAACGACGCTGAAGTCATGTCCATCGGTCTTACTATGGTCTCCGCAGGTCTTGACACGGTTCCGGGGAACCTCATCATGACGGTCGCCTATCTCTCCTCCGAACATGGGCAAGCAATTCAGAAGCGTGCTCTTGATGAGATCAATGAACTCTATCCAAACAACGACTCCTGGGAGCGATGCTTGTACGAGGAAAAGTCCGAGTACATCACAGCTCTTGTCAAGGAGACTCTTCGCTACTGGTCCGTCATTCCAATCTGCCTGCCGCGGACAAGCATCAAGGACATTAGATGGGGCGATGCG GTCATCCCAGCCGGCACTTCCTTCTACATGAACGCCTACGGCGCGCATTACGATGACACCCACTTCAAGAACCCGCAAGACTTCAACCCAGATCGCTATCTTACAGACAAGACCATCGATGATGCCTCTGCGACCCGTGGCACACCACACTACGGCTATGGCGCGGGATCACGGATGTGCATTGGTTCTCACCTTGCGAATCGGGAGCTGTACACTGCATTCTTGAGGCTCATCACAGCGTTTCAGGTCGTTCCGCCAAAGGACAGTGCGGATGAGCCGGTTTTGGATTGCATGAGTTGCAACAAGCTACCCAATGGGCTGACAATGGATCCGGAGCCATTCAAGGTCGGACTGAGAGTGAGGAATCGGGAGATGCTGGAGAAGTGGATCAAGGAGGCAGAGGACAGAACAAAGGATCTGTAA
- a CDS encoding Phenylalanine--tRNA ligase, mitochondrial, whose product MATLSCPRFSLCSLPASVRCLVRTRIASQRCFSSTTAGDPQSQSLTVGGKQYPTDDWTNVPPSILKHYGKKLHVQPNHPLSITRTLIESAFPGFNHHNDLTPVVTVRQNFDSLGFAQDHPGRSRTDTYYVNKDTVLRTHTSAHEVDIFRSNASNGYTISADVYRRDAVDRSHYPVFHQIEGALTWDRNAFSSREAVTKQIWAGLEKLPKHDLVVDDPNPTFHPVRNPLQTDYHSAEEAEAVAAHLKRSLENMVVTIFAEADKALAAAGHGAEVEQEPLKVRWVEAFFPHTSPSWELEVWWRGDWLEVLGCGVIDQPLLNRADVSSRIGWAFGIGLERIAMLLFGIPDIRLFWSNDQRFLSQFDESKPTRRFQPFSKYPAAPRDVSFWLPKSGPVVVETPASVSSAPSPAGGQPTEPPTIAQAPAFHENDLMEVVRNTAGDSVEDVALIDDFTHPKTGRHSLAYRITYRSLEKTLTNEEANALHEQIRQELVSRFGVELR is encoded by the exons ATGGCCACGCTGAGCTGCCCGCGATTCTCGCTGTGCAGTCTGCCAGCCAGCGTGCGATGCCTCGTTCGGACGCGCATTGCTTCCCAGCGATGCTTCTCGTCGACAACAGCTGGAG ATCCGCAATCGCAGTCGCTGACCGTTGGCGGCAAACAGTACCCCACCGACGACTGGACCAACGTGCCACCTTCGATACTGAAGCACTACGGGAAGAAGCTCCACGTCCAGCCGAATCATCCCTTGTCCATCACGCGGACACTGATTGAATCTGCCTTCCCTGGTTTCAACCATCACAACGACCTTACGCCCGTCGTTACAGTACGCCAGAACTTTGACTCTTTGGGCTTTGCGCAGGACCACCCAGGACGAAGCAGGACCGACACGTACTACGTCAACAAGGACACCGTACTTCGAACACACACGAGTGCCCATGAGGTCGACATCTTCAGATCGAACGCTAGCAACGGTTACACCATCTCCGCTGACGTGTATCGGCGAGATGCGGTGGACCGCAGCCATTACCCGGTATTCCATCAAATCGAGGGTGCATTGACGTGGGATCGAAACGCGTTCTCAAGCAGAGAAGCTGTCACCAAACAGATCTGGGCAGGCCTGGAGAAGTTGCCGAAGCATGACTTGGTAGTAGACGATCCGAATCCTACATTCCACCCGGTACGCAATCCACTGCAGACAGACTACCACTCTGCCGAAGAGGCCGAAGCCGTGGCAGCGCACTTGAAGCGATCACTGGAGAACATGGTCGTCACCATCTTCGCCGAAGCAGACAAAGCGTTAGCTGCCGCTGGGCATGGTGCTGAGGTCGAGCAGGAGCCACTCAAAGTTCGCTGGGTCGAGGCCTTCTTCCCCCACACGTCGCCATCATGGGAGCTTGAAGTCTGGTGGCGTGGAGATTGGCTTGAAGTTCTTGGCTGCGGTGTTATTGATCAGCCTCTGCTCAACCGCGCCGATGTGTCCTCGAGAATCGGATGGGCCTTTGGCATCGGACTGGAAAGAATCGCCATGCTTCTCTTCGGCATCCCCGACATCAGACTATTCTGGAGCAACGACCAGCGTTTCCTGAGCCAATTCGATGAGTCAAAGCCAACACGCCGCTTCCAGCCATTCAGCAAGTATCCTGCAGCGCCGCGAGACGTATCGTTCTGGCTGCCAAAGTCTGGTCCGGTTGTAGTCGAGACTCCGGCGTCGGTCTCGTCGGCTCCTTCTCCTGCCGGCGGACAACCCACAGAGCCACCCACCATAGCGCAGGCACCTGCATTTCACGAGAACGATCTGATGGAGGTCGTCCGCAACACAGCTGGCGACAGTGTTGAGGATGTCGCCCTGATCGATGACTTCACACATCCAAAGACTGGTCGGCACAGTCTTGCTTACCGTATCACGTACCGCAGCTTGGAGAAGACTCTCACCAACGAGGAGGCCAACGCATTGCATGAACAGATTAGGCAGGAGCTAGTCAGCCGGTTCGGCGTCGAGCTGCGGTGA
- a CDS encoding Mitochondrial dicarboxylate transporter produces the protein MQHDQLLKCLKVRLQMQPNDASKKGMVQMFSHILRTDGVPGLYRGLTAALLRQITYSTTRFGVYEELKQRFSGDTQPSFAVLVAMASTSGFLGGVAGNPADIMNVRMQNDAALPKEQRRNYKHAIDGLIRMSRDEGLSSLFRGVWPNSMRAVLMTASQLASYDVFKRQILEHTSMGDNLATHFSASLMAGFVATTVCSPVDVIKTRVMGAHTQEGIVSLVTRITASEGLIWMFKGWVPSFIRLGPHTIATFLFLEQHKKIYRKVKGHE, from the exons ATGCAACATGACCAGCTGCTAAAATGCCTCAAGGTCCGACTTCAGATGCAACCTAATGATGCTTCGAAGAAAGGCATGGTCCAGATGTTCTCGCATATCTTGAGGACAGACGGGGTTCCTGGGCTGTATCGGGGT CTTACGGCCGCTCTCCTTCGCCAAATCACCTACAGCACGACTCGATTCGGCGTCTACGAAGAGCTGAAGCAACGATTCAGCGGCGATACTCAGCCCTCCTTCGCCGTCCTCGTGGCCATGGCTTCGACCTCTGGTTTCCTTGGAGGGGTGGCAGGCAACCCAGCCGACATCATGAACGTACGCATGCAGAACGATGCTGCACTTCCGAAAGAGCAACGAAGAAATTACAAACACGCGATCGATGGTCTGATCAGGATGAGTCGCGACGAAGGCTTATCCTCACTCTTCCGTGGAGTCTGGCCCAATAGCATGCGCGCGGTGCTCATGACAGCTTCCCAGCTTGCAAGTTATGATGTGTTCAAGAGGCAGATCCTGGAGCACACCAGCATGGGCGACAATCTGGCTACCCACTTCTCGGCCTCACTCATGGCCGGGTTTGTTGCCACGACGGTTTGCAGTCCGGTCGATGTGATCAAGACGAGAGTCATGGGAGCGCACACTcaggaaggcatcgtatcGTTGGTGACCCGGATTACTGCTAGCGAAGGTCTGATATGGATGTTCAAGGGCTGGGTGCCGAGCTTTATCAGACTTGGTCCTCACACAATCGCGACGTTCCTGTTCTTGGAGCAGCACAAGAAGATCTACAGGAAGGTGAAAGGGCACGAGTAG
- a CDS encoding Transport protein SEC61 subunit alpha: MSGLRFLDLVKPFTPLIPEVQVPETKVPFQQRIIWTSVTLVIFLVMSQMPLYGIVSSDTSDPLYWLRMMMASNRGTLMELGITPIISSGMVFQLLAGTHLIDVNLDLKSDRELYQTAQKLLAIILSFGQACVYVLTGLYGPPADLGAGICVLLVVQLLTAALIVILLDELLQKGYGLGSGISLFIATNICENIMWRIASPTTVNTGRGPEFEGALPALVHLLFTWPNKQLALREAFYRQNLPNIMSVISTVLVFSVVIYLQGFRVEIPVKSSRQRGMRGSYPVRLFYTSNMPIMLQSALSSNVFLVSQMLYNKLPDNLLVKMLGVWEAREGTAQVLPASGLVYYMSPPLNLIDALTDPIHTAVFTVYMLTACAAFSKTWIEVSGSSPRDVAKQLKEQGLVMAGHRDESMYRELKRVIPTAAAFGGACIGALSIVSDLMGAMGSGTGILMAVTIIYSYFEIAAKEGDMAGLKGMGKY, from the exons ATGTCTGGAC TCCGCTTCCTCGACCTCGTGAAGCCCTTCACCCCCCTCATCCCGGAAGTTCAGGTTCCCGAGACGAAAGTACCCTTCCAGCAGCGAATAATATGGACCAGTGTCACTCTCGTCATTTTCCTGGTCATGAGCCAGATGCCACTATACGGCATTGTGTCGTCAG ACACCTCCGATCCGCTATACTGGCTACGTATGATGATGGCGAGTAATCGTGGTACACTGATGGAGCTGGGAATCACACCCATTATATCCTCCGGCATGGTCTTCCAGCTCCTTGCCGGCACCCACCTCATCGATGTCAACCTCGATCTCAAGTCGGACCGCGAACTCTACCAAACCGCCCAGAAGCTCCTCGCCATCATCCTGTCCTTCGGCCAAGCGTGTGTCTACGTGCTCACTGGTCTCTACGGGCCCCCAGCAGATCTCGGCGCCGGTATCTGCGTTCTTCTCGTTGTCCAGCTCCTGACTGCTGCTCTTATTGTCATTCTTCTCGACGAGCTCCTCCAGAAGGGCTATGGTCTGGGCTCTGGTATCTCTCTCTTCATCGCGACCAACATCTGCGAGAACATCATGTGGCGCATTGCTTCCCCGACCACCGTCAACACCGGTCGTGGCCCAGAGTTTGAGGGCGCTCTTCCCGCACTGGTCCACCTGCTCTTCACCTGGCCAAACAAGCAGCTTGCACTTCGCGAGGCTTTCTACCGCCAGAACCTCCCGAACATCATGAGTGTCATCTCAACGGTCTTGGTCTTCTCTGTTGTCATCTATCTCCAAG GCTTCCGTGTTGAGATCCCAGTCAAGTCCTCCCGCCAGCGTGGCATGCGCGGTTCGTACCCAGTCCGCCTCTTCTACACCTCGAATATGCCGATCATGCTCCAGTCCGCCCTCTCCTCGAACGTCTTCCTCGTGTCTCAGATGCTCTACAACAAGCTTCCAGACAACCTTTTGGTCAAGATGCTCGGTGTGTGGGAGGCTCGCGAGGGCACAGCTCAGGTCCTGCCGGCAAGCGGTCTCGTCTACTACATGAGCCCACCTCTCAACCTCATCGATGCCCTTACGGACCCGATCCACACCGCAGTCTTTACCGTCTACATGCTCACTGCATGCGCCGCTTTCAGCAAGACCTGGATCGAAGTCTCGGGCTCAAGCCCACGCGATGTTGCCAAGCAGTTGAAGGAGCAAGGATTGGTTATGGCTGGACACCGTGATGAAAGCATGTACCGTGAGCTCAAGCGTGTCATCCCAACTGCTGCCGCATTCGGCGGTGCTTGCATTGGTGCTCTCTCGATCGTCAGCGACCTCATGGGCGCAATGGGTAGCGGCACTGGTATCTTGATGGCCGTGACAATCATCTACTCCTACTTCGAGATCGCAGCCAAGGAAGGCGACATGGCTGGTCTCAAGGGCATGGGTAAGTACTGA
- a CDS encoding Origin recognition complex subunit 1, whose amino-acid sequence MPPKRKRTKLEEARHYLSGGGVIREDSDDELGLEDHPWEWMYDDEKDLIGARMGSFECHLGDTVLLKAPTSNEAWVAILYGFADGTTEDDDGDIVPEKQATMLWFSSEKEIRSKKKRTDFLPNELYITTNFDENALSTINGKAQVLSESEHQRLYPTGKIPRNSKFHGKTFVCRRGVNTRTATYTDEFGWEEVYGGKDDMDSLLHLVESQTVKTRRRRATKSLKEKDLDDFVMEDDGFDEPETPKKKRKLTTDTPTSSKARQLTPRKFLTPSGRKIVTKRPLEFTPLGTRVLSPSQSQASPYQMARSTLHVSAVPHALPCREHEYDTVHSHLEAAITAGTGACIYISGTPGTGKTATVREVVANLQTAVAEEQLDDFYFVEINGMKVTDPHQSYSLLWEALKGDRVSSAHALELLEREFTTPSPRRVPCVVLMDELDQLVTRNQGVMYNFFNWPQLRHSRLIVLAVANTMDLPERTLSNKISSRLGLTRITFPGYTHTQLMTIIQSRLEGVGQVIVESDAVQFASRKVAAVSGDARRALDICRRAVEIAEEETAEVEPGKENQAPDTPSKTPARKPATTTLASKKGIVTIATIKRAINEATSTPLAAHLRSLSLSSKLFLAALLARLRRTGITESTLADITDEARKMAVMATNKDIREQLLTPVAVTEMADDELGGAAGMTPSKRGRPAAKKEMDEAARVLGFGVAAQELAEAGIIGVESRNGDRVGRVRLGVGEDEVRGALREDEECRGLGFAA is encoded by the coding sequence ATGCCACCCAAAAGAAAGAGGACGAAGCTCGAAGAGGCGAGACATTATCTGTCCGGAGGTGGTGTGATCCGAGAAGACTCCGATGACGAACTCGGCCTGGAGGACCATCCGTGGGAATGGATGTACGATGACGAGAAGGACCTTATTGGAGCACGCATGGGCTCGTTCGAGTGCCATCTAGGAGACACAGTGTTGCTCAAAGCCCCGACGAGTAATGAGGCATGGGTCGCCATCCTCTACGGCTTCGCCGATGGGACGACGGAGGATGACGACGGCGACATCGTTCCAGAAAAGCAGGCCACCATGCTGTGGTTCTCGTCGGAGAAAGAAATCAGAAGCAAGAAGAAGCGAACCGACTTCCTCCCAAACGAGCTATACATAACGACAAACTTCGACGAAAATGCTTTGAGCACCATCAACGGCAAGGCACAAGTCTTGTCAGAAAGTGAGCACCAACGCCTGTATCCAACCGGCAAGATACCTCGCAACTCCAAGTTTCACGGCAAGACATTCGTTTGTAGAAGAGGTGTAAATACCAGAACTGCGACATACACAGACGAGTTCGGCTGGGAAGAAGTGTACGGAGGCAAAGACGACATGGATAGCTTGCTCCACTTGGTTGAGTCACAGACAGTCAAGACGAGGCGGAGGCGGGCAACCAAGAGCCTGAAGGAGAAGGACCTCGACGACTTTGTCATGGAAGACGATGGGTTTGATGAGCCCGAGACGCCCAAGAAGAAACGAAAGTTGACCACAGACACACCAACATCATCGAAAGCAAGACAGCTTACGCCGCGCAAGTTTCTCACGCCTAGTGGTCGTAAGATCGTTACGAAAAGGCCTTTGGAGTTTACGCCGCTTGGCACTAGAGTCTTGTCGCCTTCACAGTCACAGGCTTCCCCTTACCAGATGGCGCGCTCTACATTGCATGTCTCGGCCGTGCCACACGCGCTTCCTTGCAGAGAACATGAATATGATACTGTTCACTCGCACCTTGAGGCTGCGATTACTGCCGGCACTGGCGCTTGCATCTACATATCGGGCACCCCAGGGACTGGAAAGACAGCTACAGTTCGTGAGGTGGTTGCTAACTTGCAGACGGCGGTTGCCGAGGAGCAATTGGATGACTTCTATTTTGTGGAGATCAACGGCATGAAAGTCACCGACCCTCATCAGTCGTATAGCTTATTGTGGGAAGCTCTCAAGGGCGATAGAGTAAGTTCTGCTCATGCGCTGGAGCTACTCGAGCGAGAGTTCACGACTCCCAGTCCCCGGAGAGTGCCTTGTGTAGTCTTGATGGACGAATTGGACCAGCTGGTCACCAGGAACCAGGGAGTGATGTACAACTTCTTCAACTGGCCTCAGCTACGACATTCAAGGTTGATTGTGCTTGCAGTAGCCAACACGATGGACTTGCCCGAACGCACCTTATCAAACAAGATCTCAAGTAGATTGGGCTTGACGCGAATAACATTCCCGGGCTACACTCATACACAGCTGATGACAATCATCCAGAGCCGACTGGAAGGTGTCGGTCAAGTGATTGTGGAGTCTGATGCTGTTCAATTCGCCAGCCGCAAAGTCGCTGCCGTCTCCGGCGACGCTCGGCGAGCTCTGGATATCTGTCGGCGAGCCGTAGAGATTGCTGAGGAAGAGACGGCCGAAGTCGAGCCTGGCAAAGAGAACCAAGCTCCAGACACACCGAGCAAGACCCCGGCGCGGAAGCCTGCCACTACAACTTTGGCATCGAAGAAAGGCATCGTGACAATTGCAACGATCAAGCGTGCGATCAATGAAGCCACTTCTACTCCTCTTGCAGCACATCTTCGCTCGTTGTCCTTGAGCAGCAAGCTATTCCTGGCAGCTCTACTTGCTCGACTGAGACGGACTGGCATTACTGAATCGACCCTTGCCGACATTACGGACGAGGCGCGAAAGATGGCAGTCATGGCCACCAACAAGGATATTCGGGAGCAATTGCTGACGCCGGTCGCGGTCACTGAAATGGCAGATGATGAGCTTGGAGGAGCAGCCGGAATGACTCCTTCGAAGCGTGGTCGGCCCGCCGCCAAGAAAGAGATGGATGAGGCGGCGCGCGTGCTTGGCTTTGGTGTTGCGGCGCAGGAATTGGCTGAGGCTGGCATCATAGGTGTGGAAAGTAGAAATGGCGATCGCGTGGGAAGAGTCAGACTTGGCGTTGGCGAGGACGAAGTTAGAGGAGCTTTACGTGAAGACGAAGAGTGTCGTGGGCTTGGATTTGCTGCTTGA